A single Vigna radiata var. radiata cultivar VC1973A chromosome 8, Vradiata_ver6, whole genome shotgun sequence DNA region contains:
- the LOC106770946 gene encoding dnaJ homolog subfamily C member 28, whose amino-acid sequence MATCLRLRGFTTIDSRALFVSTARFSSSSSSSSSSSSSSSSGKSKTGKKLMDRLTAVIDAVHDRKLPPELRGQRNNVRSETDIINVVEQRIWHSMEEGQFENLPGKGKPLKLDANPHADPAEDTLYRILSKNGCAPEWVELNKEIRSKISEWRISLKKAWATKCGGEHSQWVESSENLKLQLREINDKVFRYNLIVPFGRQMFGLKWEKELGYLEEK is encoded by the exons ATGGCAACGTGTCTTCGCCTCAGGGGATTTACAACTATCGATTCGCGCGCTCTCTTCGTTTCCACCGCTAGattctcctcctcctcctcttcctcttcgtCGTCGTCATCGTCATCGTCTTCCGGTAAGTCTAAAACGGGGAAGAAGCTCATGGATCGTCTTACGGCCGTTATCGACGCCGTTCATGATCGTAAACTACCACCGGAGTTACGCGGCCAGCGCAACAATGTCAG GTCAGAAACTGATATTATTAACGTTGTTGAGCAAAGGATATGGCATTCCATGGAAGAGGGCCAGTTTGAGAACTTGCCAGGCAAAGGAAAACCCCTTAAGCTTGACGCAAATCCTCATGCAGATCCAGCTGAAGACACCCTGTACCGAATCTTGTCAAAAAATGGTTGTGCACCAGAGTGGGTCGAGCTTAACAAAGAAATAAGATCTAAAATATCTGAATGGAGGATATCCTTGAAGAAAGCTTGGGCTACTAAATGTGGAGGAGAGCACTCTCAGTGGGTCGAAAGTTCAGAGAATTTGAAACTGCAGTTACGAGAAATCAATGATAAG GTTTTCCGGTATAACCTCATTGTGCCTTTTGGTCGGCAAATGTTTGGCCTTAAGTGGGAGAAAGAGCTAGGTTACTTGGAAGAAAAATGA